A window of the Dyadobacter pollutisoli genome harbors these coding sequences:
- a CDS encoding sensor histidine kinase encodes MSTIEITDTNYHRLLKRQIRKSLPPELAEHPGMHDFLLSVNQAYTEYQDDLGRVELILEQSSSELFKANRELSRIAQEKTEEAALTSKRLEEVVGSISEVLVQLDGQGNIIYLNEAWKTITGYPVHESLGRNWMEFFSSQDSKQKVAEILNSEIQTVNDTIQIITPLGEEKWLGVSLSPHFVDDAHAGYNGTFSDVTARINAEKTLKSYMRDLEKINAELDQFAYVVSHDLKAPLRAIHNLSEWIEEDITDLLNQENRDQFRLLRARVHRMENLINGILSYSRAGRIKTVKEKFLVKNVVDDLCETFATKKPVTFNIEGNQDLEIETEKITLTQILQNFISNGIKYNDKPEVELTIGWMERESEYEFFVGDNGPGISPEYHEKIFVIFQTLQARDVVESTGVGLAIVKKIIDEKGGSIRIETVMNEGTTFFFTWPKNELKNIETAA; translated from the coding sequence ATGTCAACGATTGAGATAACAGACACGAACTATCACAGGTTATTAAAGAGACAAATCAGAAAATCACTGCCACCGGAGCTGGCTGAACATCCGGGCATGCACGACTTTCTTTTGTCAGTAAACCAGGCCTATACCGAGTATCAGGATGACCTGGGGCGTGTAGAACTAATATTGGAGCAAAGTTCCAGCGAATTGTTCAAAGCCAACCGTGAGCTTAGCCGTATTGCCCAGGAAAAAACAGAGGAAGCCGCGCTGACGAGCAAAAGACTGGAAGAAGTGGTCGGCAGCATTTCAGAAGTACTGGTGCAGCTGGATGGTCAGGGGAACATTATTTACCTCAATGAAGCCTGGAAAACAATCACCGGCTATCCGGTACATGAAAGTCTTGGCCGCAACTGGATGGAGTTCTTTTCGAGTCAGGATTCAAAGCAAAAAGTGGCTGAAATTTTAAATTCTGAAATTCAGACAGTCAATGACACCATCCAGATCATTACGCCGTTGGGTGAGGAAAAATGGCTTGGCGTATCATTAAGCCCACATTTTGTCGATGATGCGCATGCTGGCTACAATGGTACCTTTTCCGACGTAACGGCAAGGATTAATGCAGAAAAGACATTAAAATCCTACATGCGCGATCTGGAAAAGATCAATGCCGAGCTCGATCAGTTTGCCTACGTGGTAAGTCATGACTTAAAGGCGCCGTTGAGGGCGATCCACAATTTGTCAGAATGGATTGAGGAGGACATCACTGATCTGCTGAACCAGGAGAACAGGGATCAATTCAGATTATTACGAGCACGGGTTCACAGGATGGAAAACCTGATCAATGGAATATTGTCCTACTCACGGGCAGGGCGCATTAAAACAGTCAAAGAAAAATTCCTGGTTAAAAACGTTGTGGATGATCTCTGCGAGACGTTTGCGACTAAGAAGCCGGTGACATTTAATATTGAGGGCAACCAGGACCTTGAAATTGAAACCGAAAAGATCACCCTCACTCAGATCTTGCAGAACTTTATCTCCAATGGTATCAAATACAATGATAAGCCAGAGGTGGAATTGACTATCGGCTGGATGGAACGTGAGTCGGAATATGAATTTTTTGTGGGCGACAATGGGCCGGGAATCAGTCCTGAATATCACGAAAAAATCTTTGTTATTTTTCAGACTTTACAGGCGAGGGATGTTGTGGAAAGCACCGGAGTCGGACTTGCGATTGTAAAGAAGATCATTGACGAGAAAGGCGGAAGCATCCGGATTGAAACCGTGATGAATGAAGGGACTACGTTCTTTTTTACCTGGCCAAAAAATGAATTGAAAAATATCGAAACCGCTGCATAA
- a CDS encoding response regulator has translation MTILLVEDDEVDVMNVKRAFKKNNISNKLVVAQNGLEALALLRSSNAENPRPRIVLLDLNMPKMGGIEFLKEIRQDPELSSLSVFVMTTSNEDSDKIDAFNLNVAGYILKPLSMDRFIAAVSTLNSYWTLCEYPE, from the coding sequence ATGACCATACTCCTGGTAGAAGATGATGAAGTAGATGTAATGAACGTCAAACGTGCGTTCAAGAAAAACAACATCTCGAATAAACTCGTCGTAGCCCAAAACGGCCTTGAGGCGCTGGCTTTGCTCCGTTCGAGCAACGCGGAAAATCCACGTCCGAGGATCGTCTTACTTGATCTTAATATGCCAAAAATGGGAGGAATAGAGTTTCTGAAAGAGATCCGTCAGGATCCTGAACTCAGCTCATTGTCGGTATTTGTAATGACTACTTCCAATGAGGATAGTGATAAAATCGATGCTTTTAACCTGAATGTAGCGGGCTATATATTGAAACCATTGTCAATGGACCGTTTCATCGCGGCTGTGTCGACCCTGAACAGCTACTGGACGCTTTGCGAATATCCTGAATAA
- a CDS encoding hybrid sensor histidine kinase/response regulator, protein MPPLNILLVEDDDFDAMELSRAINKSQVEVQEIKLCKYAEDALVTLESWTPDCIFLDYQLPKTNGLELLKRIKKIAPHLPVIVLTSQGDERIAVDMMKAGALDYFPKSEITTEKLTKAFHTMFHMLEVEKGREAAQHELAEKEEFINKIALLSPNIIYVIDIEKWTNIFHNKQIRKILGYTEDDLIVDANNGFSKIINTQDQLIFHKHYHYMRRWVKDGEIVEKEFRLKHKNGAEIWIITREVPFKRNEKGTVQEVLGTAIDITSRKLVEKELIQAKKDAEEATRIKSDFLSTMSHEIRTPMNAIIGFTDLLLTSNFSEQDREHLKTIKYSADNLMVILNDILDFSKIEAGKFVLENFEFDLREKLSYLLKTFQVRANEKSIDLTFHFDDDVPQIIMGDAYRLNQILVNLIGNSMKFTEDGGFITVSVHLHKDHGQSVDLRLEVSDSGIGISEDKLNIIFESFAQAHSNNSTHYFGGTGLGLTITRKITELMKGSITAKSKLGEGTTFSVILNFGKGSTSYEEEKVDDPVSLSLLGYRILAAEDVLANQILLRHLLTKWEAKFVICNNGKEVLGALEEGEFDLILMDIQMPVMDGITAMKKIQNFFPQHAHVPVIAFTADTFAEKTPEIIACNFNGFVTKPFKAEELIKAITQYLVVNNSGSRPLTIG, encoded by the coding sequence ATGCCCCCTCTTAACATTCTGCTTGTAGAAGACGATGACTTTGATGCCATGGAACTCAGCCGGGCAATCAATAAATCGCAGGTGGAAGTGCAGGAAATAAAACTCTGTAAGTATGCCGAGGATGCTCTCGTAACACTGGAAAGCTGGACTCCAGACTGTATTTTTCTCGACTACCAGCTCCCCAAAACCAACGGGCTGGAATTACTGAAAAGGATCAAAAAAATTGCACCGCACCTGCCCGTCATCGTTCTCACATCGCAGGGAGACGAGCGGATTGCTGTGGATATGATGAAAGCCGGAGCCCTCGATTACTTTCCAAAATCGGAAATAACCACTGAGAAGCTTACCAAAGCTTTTCATACGATGTTCCACATGCTGGAAGTGGAAAAGGGCCGGGAAGCTGCACAGCATGAACTTGCCGAAAAAGAAGAGTTTATCAACAAGATTGCATTACTCTCTCCCAACATCATTTACGTGATCGATATTGAAAAATGGACCAATATTTTTCACAATAAGCAAATCAGGAAAATACTGGGTTACACCGAAGATGACCTGATCGTAGACGCCAACAATGGTTTTTCCAAGATCATTAACACCCAGGACCAGCTGATTTTTCACAAGCATTATCATTATATGAGGCGATGGGTAAAGGACGGGGAAATTGTTGAAAAGGAATTTCGGCTTAAACATAAAAATGGGGCGGAAATCTGGATCATTACGCGTGAGGTGCCTTTTAAACGTAACGAAAAAGGGACGGTTCAGGAGGTTTTGGGTACGGCAATCGACATTACCAGCCGGAAACTCGTAGAAAAGGAGCTGATACAAGCCAAAAAAGACGCCGAAGAGGCTACGCGGATCAAGTCTGATTTCCTTTCAACGATGAGTCACGAGATCCGGACACCGATGAATGCGATCATTGGGTTTACAGATTTGCTGCTGACCAGTAATTTTTCGGAACAAGACCGGGAACATCTCAAAACCATCAAGTACTCTGCCGACAACCTGATGGTGATCCTGAATGACATCCTTGATTTCTCCAAGATCGAGGCAGGCAAGTTTGTACTCGAAAACTTCGAATTTGATCTTAGAGAAAAGCTTAGTTACCTGCTCAAAACTTTTCAAGTACGGGCGAATGAAAAATCCATCGACCTTACTTTCCACTTTGACGACGACGTACCCCAGATCATCATGGGAGACGCATATCGACTTAACCAGATACTGGTTAACCTGATCGGCAACTCTATGAAATTCACCGAAGACGGTGGATTTATTACCGTTTCGGTCCATTTGCACAAGGATCACGGACAGAGCGTCGATCTGCGGCTCGAAGTATCAGATTCCGGAATTGGAATTTCCGAAGATAAGCTCAACATTATTTTTGAAAGTTTTGCCCAGGCCCACAGCAATAACTCCACGCATTATTTTGGCGGAACAGGGCTGGGTTTGACCATTACCCGTAAGATAACTGAGCTGATGAAAGGCTCAATAACCGCAAAAAGCAAACTGGGAGAAGGTACTACTTTCAGCGTAATATTGAATTTTGGCAAAGGCAGTACGTCGTATGAAGAAGAGAAGGTAGACGATCCTGTCAGTCTGTCGCTACTGGGCTACCGCATTCTCGCCGCTGAAGATGTGCTAGCCAATCAGATTTTGCTGCGACATCTTTTGACCAAATGGGAAGCAAAATTTGTGATCTGTAATAACGGCAAAGAAGTGCTCGGAGCATTGGAGGAAGGTGAATTTGATCTGATACTGATGGATATTCAAATGCCTGTAATGGATGGAATCACGGCAATGAAGAAAATCCAGAACTTTTTCCCGCAACACGCGCACGTTCCGGTAATAGCGTTTACTGCCGATACATTCGCAGAAAAAACACCGGAAATTATCGCCTGCAACTTCAATGGCTTTGTCACGAAACCGTTCAAAGCCGAGGAGCTAATCAAAGCCATAACCCAGTATCTGGTCGTCAATAATAGCGGCTCCCGGCCACTCACAATTGGCTGA
- a CDS encoding alpha/beta hydrolase codes for MKSEARVTLIVLTIILGAFLLTLSGCSFKRITRSKDIVYQPSEKSIPEQHLNIFAPRKIRELRDVIIFVHGGNWNSGRKSQYNIIGKHWSKKGVVYVIIDYPLSPSAKYDAMAESTVMSVKWVKEHIVQYGGNPDRIFLSGHSAGGHLAALVSIDDHYFKKLSIENPIAGTILIDAAGLDMYGYLMEEKPRAGDTYLNTFTNDPEIWKKATPLYHLHKNMAPMIIYRGGRSYPSIMTSNEKFIKALQDYAPSTPYRVQEKKKHVPMITQFFNPWNGRYGEILKWMAGVERRKQSSGDDRNASIEN; via the coding sequence ATGAAAAGTGAAGCAAGAGTGACATTAATAGTCCTGACCATTATTCTGGGAGCTTTTTTGCTGACACTCTCCGGCTGCTCGTTCAAAAGGATCACGAGGTCAAAAGACATTGTATATCAGCCTAGCGAAAAGTCCATTCCTGAACAGCATCTGAATATTTTCGCTCCCAGGAAAATCCGGGAACTACGCGACGTGATCATTTTTGTTCATGGTGGAAACTGGAACTCGGGCAGAAAATCACAATATAATATTATCGGAAAACATTGGTCAAAAAAGGGAGTGGTTTACGTAATCATTGACTACCCGCTTAGTCCGTCGGCTAAGTACGATGCGATGGCAGAATCTACTGTGATGTCCGTGAAATGGGTGAAAGAACATATTGTTCAATATGGGGGAAATCCAGACCGTATATTCTTATCCGGGCATTCCGCCGGTGGGCATTTAGCCGCATTAGTTTCGATAGATGATCATTATTTCAAAAAGCTGAGTATTGAAAATCCAATTGCCGGGACGATACTGATCGATGCGGCCGGGCTGGATATGTACGGCTATTTAATGGAGGAGAAGCCGCGTGCGGGAGACACTTACCTGAATACTTTCACCAACGATCCTGAGATCTGGAAAAAAGCAACGCCACTTTATCATTTGCATAAAAACATGGCGCCCATGATCATTTACCGTGGTGGCAGAAGTTATCCTTCGATCATGACCAGCAATGAAAAATTCATCAAAGCATTACAAGATTACGCACCAAGCACACCTTATCGCGTTCAGGAAAAGAAAAAGCATGTACCAATGATCACGCAGTTTTTTAATCCGTGGAATGGGAGGTATGGTGAGATTTTGAAGTGGATGGCGGGGGTGGAACGTCGGAAACAATCGTCTGGTGATGATCGCAATGCTTCGATTGAGAATTGA
- a CDS encoding Fic family protein, with product MPYQINPDRTIPWNGLPALPIEERYYRTLDILEQLVEAKAAISRLQGRSAAIPNQGLLINTISLQEAKASSAIENIFTTDDELYKAFSDKTGSELQGAPKEILHYRESLWEGFYFMKEKDTFNIDYLELVYRKTTGAGDGIRKPIAQIFIRQGGSGPNAGKIAYTPPRGNGILEEKLENLFDFMNDDKRYPIDPLLKMAMGHLQFEAIHPFRDGNGRTGRIFNIHYLVQKGLLDYPILFLSRYIMEHKNDYYAFLSGVTQRGDWESWIKYMLRAVEATANDTYYKITDIIGTKDAILDALRVEPGLSRPELLIEMIFTQPFTKVKHLVDKGFFAEKTARNYLNKLVEMGILERKSIGGNHYYLNLELHRILSA from the coding sequence ATGCCTTACCAAATCAACCCTGATCGTACTATTCCTTGGAATGGCCTACCGGCATTACCGATTGAAGAACGTTATTACCGGACGCTTGACATTCTCGAACAACTCGTAGAAGCCAAGGCTGCCATTTCCCGACTACAAGGACGAAGCGCGGCAATTCCCAATCAAGGTTTATTAATTAACACAATAAGCCTGCAGGAGGCGAAGGCTTCAAGTGCTATTGAGAACATTTTCACCACCGACGACGAGCTTTATAAGGCATTTAGTGATAAGACGGGCAGCGAATTACAAGGCGCGCCCAAAGAGATTTTACACTATCGCGAGTCGCTATGGGAAGGATTCTATTTCATGAAAGAAAAGGATACATTTAATATAGACTATCTGGAACTCGTTTATCGGAAAACTACCGGAGCCGGTGATGGGATACGGAAGCCTATCGCCCAAATATTTATTCGACAAGGAGGCAGTGGCCCCAATGCGGGAAAGATCGCATACACGCCGCCGAGAGGAAATGGAATTCTAGAAGAAAAGCTCGAAAATCTGTTCGATTTCATGAATGATGACAAGCGCTATCCGATAGATCCGTTGTTAAAAATGGCCATGGGGCACTTGCAATTTGAGGCTATACATCCATTTCGTGATGGTAATGGGCGCACCGGGAGAATTTTCAATATCCATTATCTGGTGCAAAAAGGTTTGCTGGATTATCCTATCCTGTTTTTGAGCCGGTATATCATGGAGCATAAAAATGATTATTACGCTTTCCTCTCAGGCGTTACCCAGCGTGGTGATTGGGAAAGCTGGATCAAGTATATGCTTCGTGCCGTTGAAGCCACTGCAAATGACACCTACTATAAAATCACCGATATTATTGGCACCAAAGACGCTATCCTTGATGCCTTGCGGGTTGAACCAGGTCTAAGCAGACCAGAACTCTTAATTGAAATGATCTTTACACAACCATTTACGAAGGTGAAACATTTGGTAGATAAAGGCTTTTTTGCAGAAAAAACGGCCAGAAATTACCTGAACAAGCTTGTAGAAATGGGTATTTTGGAAAGGAAGAGCATTGGGGGGAACCACTATTATTTGAATCTGGAATTACATCGGATCTTGTCGGCGTAA
- a CDS encoding Panacea domain-containing protein yields MKGYNHKKAAQLINYFATYNQGAINKMKAFKLIWLVNRLHLRKYARTVTGDTHYAMEWGAVPSNTKNFIEGKVDIQSSEKQYFDQYLSLEGHMIMSVQEVNAKVFSETDLEVADEILRSYNGLDQFELANYSHYFPEWKRFQEKIEKSGSSYKMDINDFFENYIDEKGLFNDEKEDLEIAKELFFETANA; encoded by the coding sequence ATGAAGGGTTATAATCATAAGAAAGCGGCTCAGCTAATCAACTATTTTGCTACTTACAATCAGGGTGCTATCAATAAAATGAAAGCATTCAAACTGATTTGGCTGGTTAACAGGCTGCATCTTAGAAAATACGCGAGAACTGTGACGGGCGACACTCATTATGCGATGGAATGGGGTGCTGTTCCTTCCAATACCAAGAATTTTATTGAAGGCAAGGTTGACATTCAGTCCAGCGAAAAGCAATATTTTGATCAGTATTTATCTTTGGAGGGGCATATGATTATGTCGGTTCAAGAAGTAAATGCCAAAGTTTTTTCAGAAACCGATTTAGAGGTCGCCGATGAAATATTAAGAAGCTACAACGGTTTAGATCAATTCGAGCTAGCCAACTACTCTCATTATTTTCCTGAATGGAAGCGATTTCAGGAAAAAATCGAAAAATCAGGATCCAGCTACAAAATGGATATTAATGACTTTTTCGAAAACTACATTGATGAAAAAGGCCTATTCAACGACGAAAAAGAAGATTTGGAAATAGCTAAGGAGCTATTTTTCGAAACTGCAAACGCTTAA
- a CDS encoding Abi family protein — translation MGKTRYTKPSLTFQQQRQQLIDRGMTVEDPNKALHILESISYYRISGYWYPFLADKQKHVFKPGAQFETAFKLYCFDRELRSLIISELEKIEVAVRAKIIYVLSQKFGGFWFQDLSLFKDPQKFQTQLSVKLKEEYDRSDEEFIRAFGQKYSDPLPPSWMIMEIISFGTLSKLFSQLKPSRQKRDIAHYFGLADGVFENWLHSIVYLRNICAHHSRLWNRTLSIKPQIPQSPRKLWLKNVNVRSDRTYYVLCMIKYLLKTVNPKSRFAFKLKSLFLKFPNVDTYAMGFTDNWEQESLWKFEDIGPS, via the coding sequence ATGGGTAAAACACGTTATACCAAGCCCTCGCTTACATTTCAACAACAGCGGCAACAGTTAATTGATCGAGGAATGACTGTTGAAGATCCGAATAAGGCACTTCACATTCTTGAAAGCATAAGTTACTATCGAATTAGCGGGTATTGGTATCCGTTCTTGGCGGATAAGCAAAAGCATGTTTTTAAACCTGGTGCTCAATTTGAAACGGCCTTTAAATTATATTGTTTTGATAGAGAACTCAGATCTCTAATTATCTCAGAATTAGAAAAAATTGAGGTTGCAGTCAGAGCTAAAATAATTTATGTATTGTCACAAAAATTTGGTGGGTTTTGGTTTCAAGATTTATCGCTATTCAAAGATCCTCAAAAATTTCAGACGCAGTTGTCTGTGAAATTGAAAGAGGAATATGACAGAAGCGACGAGGAATTCATCAGAGCTTTCGGGCAGAAATATTCTGACCCGCTTCCTCCATCATGGATGATCATGGAAATTATTTCATTCGGTACGTTGTCAAAGCTATTTTCCCAATTGAAACCCAGTAGACAAAAAAGGGATATTGCTCATTATTTTGGATTGGCCGATGGTGTATTTGAAAACTGGCTTCATAGCATCGTTTACCTGCGTAACATATGTGCGCATCATTCACGGCTGTGGAACAGAACATTAAGTATAAAGCCACAAATTCCTCAATCGCCGAGAAAGTTATGGTTGAAGAATGTCAATGTTAGAAGCGACCGTACCTACTATGTGCTCTGCATGATTAAATATTTGCTTAAAACGGTAAATCCGAAATCAAGATTTGCGTTCAAACTTAAATCTCTATTTTTAAAGTTTCCTAATGTTGATACTTACGCAATGGGATTTACTGACAATTGGGAACAGGAATCTCTTTGGAAATTTGAGGATATCGGGCCATCTTAG
- the pdeM gene encoding ligase-associated DNA damage response endonuclease PdeM, with amino-acid sequence MQIEIKANHFTLLTQRAIFWEETQTLLIGDLHLGKITHFRKEGIAVPPNAIENNFKRLNELVQNTGATRIIFLGDLFHAQYNAEWELFKNWRTEHHYIEMLIVIGNHDILPVSLFLEADLEVHLNDFEEADFIFTHHPKVEAILNKFIFAGHVHPVFTTHGKGRQSVRLPCFVVDHHQAIVPSFGVFTGGFQMDLMKDRKIYITTETKVFSVC; translated from the coding sequence ATGCAGATTGAAATCAAAGCAAACCACTTTACACTACTCACACAAAGAGCCATTTTTTGGGAAGAAACGCAGACATTATTGATCGGGGACCTGCATTTAGGCAAGATTACGCATTTCAGAAAAGAGGGAATCGCAGTACCACCGAATGCCATTGAAAACAACTTTAAAAGACTGAACGAGCTCGTCCAAAACACCGGAGCGACCCGCATTATCTTTTTGGGCGACCTATTTCACGCCCAATACAATGCAGAATGGGAGCTTTTTAAAAATTGGCGCACGGAGCACCATTACATTGAAATGCTGATCGTGATCGGAAACCATGATATTTTGCCAGTAAGTCTTTTTCTCGAAGCAGATCTTGAAGTACATTTAAATGACTTCGAAGAGGCAGATTTTATCTTCACCCATCATCCGAAAGTAGAAGCTATTTTAAACAAATTCATCTTCGCAGGCCACGTTCATCCGGTTTTTACAACTCATGGAAAAGGTCGTCAGAGTGTGAGATTGCCATGTTTTGTGGTCGATCATCACCAGGCCATTGTGCCGAGTTTCGGTGTTTTTACAGGAGGTTTTCAAATGGATCTCATGAAGGACAGGAAGATTTACATTACGACGGAGACGAAGGTTTTTTCTGTTTGTTAG
- a CDS encoding ligase-associated DNA damage response DEXH box helicase, which produces MTKSRGHILAEQWFKAKKWKWATFQKEAAEAYLAGKSGLVNAPTGSGKTYSLWVPILIRHINEKTNKELKAKRGLQVLWITPLRALSKDLFRNMETAALEMNLTWRVGIRTGDTNTKDKNDQKKQMPDALIITPESLHILFAQKNSSETFKNLHTVVVDEWHELMGSKRGTQTELALARLRSIKPDLQTWGISATIGNLDEAKHTLLGMKFPTGNSVVIKANTDKKILVESIIPERVQTLPWSGYMGTRLVDQVVEVVNQSKTTLLFTNTRSGTEIWYRTIIDKYPEFAGIMALHHASLDREIRDWVEEALHDERLKLVICTASLDLGVDFRPVDTVIQVGSPKSIARFIQRAGRSGHRPGVDSKIYFCPTNALELIEAVSLREGVRKNILEDRPPVAHAFDVLAQWMMTLAVGEGFDEAQLFEEVCDAYGYQYLNRQEWEWLLGYITTGSSSLHVYDEYKKVERIDGLYKVTSRRVALRHRLSMGTIVSETGIKVKLQSGRYLGTVEESFVTWMKPGDVFTFAGMTVEFVRIHEMTVTVKKAEGKKGYLVRWAGGRMPLSSQLSAFIRERLADAIENPHKELELAKMQPLLELQRDRSMIPKTDELLIEQCETREGYHIFIFPFEGRLVHEGMSIILAYRISKLTPITFSVAMNDYGFELLSDQYVDFEKIMKEVDLFSTKHLVDDIYQSVNATEMAKRKFREIAAISGLMFQGYPGKNMKTRQLQASSSLLFTVMSKYEDNNLLIKQAYQEVLTYQLEEVRMRQALDRIANQKIIVKQTSKPTPFSFPIMVDRLREQLTSEKLDDRIQKMIKQYSNAD; this is translated from the coding sequence TTGACCAAATCCCGCGGACATATTCTTGCTGAGCAATGGTTTAAAGCCAAGAAATGGAAGTGGGCGACATTTCAGAAGGAAGCGGCGGAGGCGTATCTGGCTGGGAAGAGTGGCCTGGTGAATGCTCCGACGGGGAGTGGGAAGACTTATTCTCTCTGGGTTCCTATCCTCATCCGGCATATTAATGAAAAAACCAATAAGGAACTGAAAGCTAAAAGAGGATTGCAGGTGCTCTGGATCACGCCATTGCGTGCGCTTTCCAAGGATTTGTTCCGTAATATGGAAACGGCTGCATTAGAAATGAACCTGACCTGGCGAGTGGGAATTCGCACCGGGGATACCAATACCAAAGATAAAAACGATCAGAAAAAGCAGATGCCGGATGCATTGATCATTACGCCGGAAAGTCTGCACATTCTTTTTGCTCAAAAAAATAGCTCTGAAACGTTCAAAAACCTGCATACCGTTGTCGTCGACGAATGGCATGAACTCATGGGGAGCAAACGTGGAACGCAGACTGAACTTGCGCTGGCAAGGCTAAGAAGCATTAAACCGGATCTGCAAACCTGGGGTATCTCAGCGACCATTGGAAATCTGGATGAAGCAAAACACACACTGCTGGGTATGAAATTTCCGACGGGCAATTCGGTTGTTATCAAGGCTAATACTGATAAAAAGATTCTCGTCGAAAGTATCATTCCTGAAAGAGTTCAGACATTGCCCTGGTCAGGCTACATGGGTACACGACTTGTGGACCAGGTTGTTGAAGTTGTAAATCAGAGCAAAACCACATTATTGTTTACCAATACCCGCTCCGGAACGGAGATTTGGTACCGGACGATTATTGACAAATATCCCGAGTTTGCCGGCATTATGGCACTGCACCATGCCTCGCTGGATCGCGAAATTCGCGATTGGGTGGAGGAGGCCTTGCATGATGAAAGATTGAAACTGGTAATATGCACGGCGAGCCTCGATCTGGGTGTCGATTTCAGGCCTGTGGATACGGTTATCCAGGTAGGTAGTCCTAAAAGCATTGCGCGGTTTATCCAGCGTGCCGGTCGTAGCGGGCATCGGCCGGGCGTAGATAGTAAAATCTATTTTTGCCCAACCAACGCTTTGGAACTGATTGAAGCGGTATCATTGCGGGAGGGTGTGCGGAAAAATATCCTGGAAGATCGTCCGCCGGTAGCCCACGCATTCGATGTTTTGGCGCAATGGATGATGACTTTGGCAGTCGGCGAGGGGTTTGATGAGGCGCAATTATTTGAGGAAGTTTGTGACGCTTACGGTTACCAATACCTGAACCGACAGGAATGGGAGTGGCTTTTGGGGTACATTACTACGGGAAGTTCGTCACTTCATGTATATGATGAATACAAAAAAGTGGAGCGGATCGATGGACTGTATAAAGTTACCAGCAGGCGAGTAGCACTTCGCCACCGGCTGAGTATGGGGACGATTGTATCGGAAACAGGCATTAAGGTGAAGTTACAATCGGGAAGATATCTTGGAACTGTTGAAGAGTCCTTTGTGACCTGGATGAAGCCGGGTGACGTATTTACCTTCGCTGGAATGACCGTCGAGTTTGTCAGGATTCATGAAATGACGGTTACCGTTAAAAAAGCCGAGGGTAAAAAAGGTTATCTGGTACGCTGGGCGGGCGGGCGTATGCCGCTATCGTCCCAGTTGTCTGCTTTTATCCGTGAGCGACTGGCTGATGCGATTGAAAACCCTCATAAGGAGCTGGAACTGGCCAAAATGCAGCCTTTGTTAGAATTGCAAAGAGACCGGTCGATGATCCCGAAAACCGACGAGCTCCTCATTGAACAATGCGAAACGCGGGAAGGCTATCACATTTTCATCTTTCCTTTTGAAGGCCGTTTGGTACACGAGGGAATGTCGATCATTCTGGCCTACCGGATCAGTAAGCTGACGCCCATTACATTTTCGGTCGCGATGAATGATTATGGTTTTGAACTGCTGAGTGACCAATATGTTGATTTTGAAAAGATTATGAAAGAAGTCGATCTTTTCTCAACCAAACATCTGGTCGACGATATATACCAAAGTGTGAATGCGACGGAAATGGCGAAGCGGAAATTCAGGGAAATTGCGGCGATTTCGGGATTGATGTTTCAAGGGTATCCGGGTAAAAATATGAAAACGCGCCAGTTGCAGGCTTCCAGCTCGCTGCTTTTTACGGTTATGAGCAAGTACGAGGATAATAATCTGCTGATTAAGCAGGCCTATCAGGAGGTTTTGACTTATCAATTGGAAGAAGTGAGGATGCGCCAAGCGCTGGATAGGATCGCAAATCAGAAAATTATTGTTAAACAAACCAGTAAACCCACGCCTTTCTCGTTCCCTATTATGGTCGACCGGCTGCGGGAACAATTAACGTCGGAAAAGCTGGATGACCGGATCCAGAAAATGATCAAACAGTACAGTAATGCAGATTGA
- a CDS encoding DUF5615 family PIN-like protein → MTSSRFLIDVNLPKFFGFFNSDAFEFVIDINGKWPDKDIWEYAKEHKLVIVTKDTDFYYRCLLDEEPAKVIYLKLGNLLIRDLHLFFQQNWETIVTHIPNAKMIIATPTGMDVIGI, encoded by the coding sequence ATGACATCTTCTCGCTTTCTTATCGATGTGAATCTTCCTAAATTCTTTGGATTCTTTAACTCGGATGCGTTTGAATTTGTAATCGATATTAATGGTAAATGGCCTGACAAAGATATTTGGGAATACGCCAAAGAGCATAAACTAGTAATTGTCACAAAGGACACAGATTTCTATTATCGATGCCTGCTGGACGAGGAGCCGGCCAAAGTAATTTATCTGAAACTCGGTAATCTCCTCATTCGTGATTTACATTTATTCTTTCAACAGAATTGGGAAACGATCGTGACCCACATTCCCAATGCGAAGATGATTATTGCAACTCCTACTGGAATGGATGTAATTGGCATCTAG